In Pseudomonas sp. PDM14, a genomic segment contains:
- the phoR gene encoding phosphate regulon sensor histidine kinase PhoR, with translation MNQNWRSAVGRHLLLLLVPCLLVGLVSGEYALPLLIGIGAYLAWHIKQLLRLHTWLRERRPDEAPPEGYGLWGEIFDNIYHLQRRDQRVRGRLQAVIDRVQESTAALRDAVIMLDRDGNLEWWNRAAETLLGLKTPQDSGQSITNLVRHPRFKEYFEQGEFRDALELPSPVNDHLHLQLQITRYGNSEHLMLVRDITRLHQLEQMRKDFVANVSHELRTPLTVIAGYLETLLDNVEDVNPRWLRALQQMQQQGARMQNLLNDLLLLAKLEATDYPSDNVPVSVDLLLLSIKNDAQALSAGRCHRISLEADPHLRLKGSETELRSAFSNLVFNAVKYTPDEGEIRIRWSGDENGAQFSVTDSGIGIETRHLSRLTERFYRVDSSRASHTGGTGLGLAIVKHVLLRHRARLEIASVPGKGSTFTCHFPPQQVIRRG, from the coding sequence TTGAATCAGAACTGGCGGAGTGCGGTGGGGCGTCATCTCTTGCTGCTCCTGGTGCCATGCCTGCTGGTCGGCCTGGTCAGTGGCGAGTACGCCTTGCCCTTGCTGATCGGCATTGGTGCCTACCTGGCCTGGCACATCAAGCAGCTGCTGCGCCTGCATACCTGGCTGCGCGAACGCCGCCCCGATGAGGCACCGCCTGAAGGCTACGGCCTGTGGGGCGAGATCTTCGACAACATCTATCACCTGCAGCGCCGCGATCAGCGCGTACGTGGCCGCCTGCAGGCGGTGATCGACCGCGTGCAGGAGTCCACCGCCGCCCTGCGCGACGCGGTGATCATGCTCGACCGCGACGGCAACCTGGAGTGGTGGAACCGCGCCGCGGAAACCCTGCTCGGCCTGAAGACGCCGCAGGACAGCGGTCAGTCGATCACCAACCTGGTACGTCATCCGCGCTTCAAGGAATACTTCGAGCAGGGCGAGTTCCGCGATGCCCTGGAGCTGCCCTCGCCGGTCAACGATCATCTGCACCTGCAGTTGCAGATCACCCGTTATGGCAACAGCGAGCACCTGATGCTGGTCCGTGACATCACCCGTCTCCACCAGCTGGAGCAGATGCGCAAGGATTTCGTCGCCAACGTCTCCCACGAACTGCGCACGCCGCTGACGGTGATCGCCGGCTACCTGGAAACCCTGCTGGACAACGTCGAGGACGTGAACCCGCGCTGGCTACGGGCGCTGCAGCAGATGCAGCAGCAGGGCGCGCGCATGCAGAACCTGCTCAACGACCTGCTCCTGCTGGCCAAGCTGGAAGCCACCGACTACCCCTCGGACAACGTGCCGGTGTCCGTCGACCTGCTCCTGCTGAGCATCAAGAACGATGCCCAGGCATTGTCCGCTGGCCGCTGCCACCGCATCAGCCTGGAAGCCGACCCCCACCTGCGCCTCAAGGGCAGCGAGACGGAGCTGCGCAGCGCCTTCTCCAACCTGGTGTTCAACGCGGTGAAGTACACCCCGGACGAGGGCGAGATCCGCATCCGCTGGAGCGGTGACGAAAACGGCGCGCAGTTCAGCGTCACCGACAGCGGTATCGGCATCGAGACCAGGCACCTGTCGCGCCTGACCGAGCGCTTCTACCGCGTCGACTCCAGCCGCGCCAGCCATACCGGTGGCACCGGCCTCGGCCTGGCCATCGTCAAGCACGTGCTGTTGCGCCACCGCGCGCGCCTGGAGATCGCCAGCGTGCCAGGCAAGGGCAGCACCTTCACCTGCCATTTTCCGCCGCAGCAGGTGATTCGGCGGGGCTAG
- a CDS encoding hydrogen peroxide-inducible genes activator — protein MTLTELRYIVTLAQEQHFGRAAERCHVSQPTLSVGVKKLEDELGVLIFERSKSAVRLTPVGEGIVTQAQKVLEQAQGIRELAQAGKNQLAAPLKIGAIYTVGPYLFPHLIPQLHRVAPEMPLYIEENFTHVLRDKLRTGELDAVIIALPFQEADVLTKPLYDEPFYVLMPAGHPWTAQDHIDAALLNDKSLLLLGEGHCFRDQVLEACPATRKTEENKHTTIESSSLETIRHMVASGLGISILPFSAVDSHHYAAGVIEVRPLTPPVPYRTVAIAWRASFPRPKAIEILADSIRLCSVAARPQDEALPA, from the coding sequence ATGACCCTCACCGAACTGCGTTACATCGTCACCCTCGCTCAGGAACAGCACTTCGGGCGCGCAGCCGAGCGTTGCCACGTCAGCCAGCCGACCCTGTCGGTCGGGGTGAAGAAGCTCGAGGACGAGCTCGGTGTGCTGATCTTCGAACGCAGCAAGAGTGCGGTCCGCCTGACCCCGGTCGGCGAAGGCATCGTCACCCAGGCACAAAAGGTCCTGGAGCAGGCCCAGGGCATCCGTGAGCTGGCCCAGGCCGGCAAGAACCAGCTGGCCGCGCCGCTGAAGATCGGCGCCATCTACACCGTCGGCCCCTACCTGTTCCCCCACCTGATTCCACAGTTGCACCGGGTCGCTCCGGAGATGCCGCTGTACATCGAGGAGAACTTCACCCACGTGCTGCGCGACAAGCTGCGCACCGGTGAGCTCGATGCCGTGATCATCGCCCTGCCCTTCCAGGAAGCGGACGTGCTGACCAAGCCGCTGTACGACGAACCGTTCTACGTGCTGATGCCCGCCGGCCACCCGTGGACCGCCCAGGACCATATCGACGCCGCACTGCTCAACGACAAGAGCCTGCTGCTGCTCGGCGAAGGTCACTGCTTCCGCGACCAGGTGCTCGAAGCCTGCCCGGCCACACGCAAGACCGAAGAGAACAAGCACACCACCATCGAGTCCAGCTCGCTGGAAACCATCCGCCACATGGTCGCCTCCGGCCTGGGCATCTCGATCCTGCCGTTCTCCGCCGTGGACAGCCACCACTACGCCGCCGGCGTGATCGAAGTGCGTCCGCTGACTCCGCCGGTGCCGTACCGCACCGTGGCCATCGCCTGGCGCGCCAGCTTCCCGCGCCCGAAGGCCATCGAAATCCTCGCCGACTCGATCCGCCTGTGCTCGGTCGCGGCGCGTCCGCAGGACGAAGCCCTGCCGGCATGA
- a CDS encoding DUF805 domain-containing protein, producing the protein MNWYLDVLKQYAVFTGRARRKEYWMFFLFNLIAAVVLGIIDGVLGLSLSQGMGLLGSLYALAVLLPSIGVTIRRLHDTNRSGWWCLIAFVPLIGGIVLLVFMLLDSTPGDNQYGPNPKESPLGAIA; encoded by the coding sequence ATGAACTGGTATCTCGACGTTCTGAAGCAGTACGCGGTGTTCACCGGCCGGGCGCGCCGCAAGGAATACTGGATGTTCTTCCTGTTCAACCTGATCGCCGCCGTCGTCCTCGGCATCATCGACGGCGTGCTCGGTCTGAGCCTGTCCCAGGGCATGGGTCTGCTCGGCAGCCTGTACGCGCTGGCGGTGCTGCTGCCGTCGATCGGCGTGACCATCCGCCGCCTGCACGACACCAACCGCAGCGGCTGGTGGTGCCTGATCGCCTTCGTCCCGCTGATCGGCGGCATCGTTCTGCTGGTGTTCATGCTGCTCGACAGCACCCCGGGCGATAACCAGTACGGGCCGAACCCGAAAGAATCGCCGCTCGGCGCCATCGCCTGA
- a CDS encoding HU family DNA-binding protein codes for MRKPELAAAIAEKADLTKDQANRVLNAVLEEITSALNRKDSVTLVGFGTFLQRHRGARTGKNPQTGQPVKIKASNTVAFKPGKSLKDAVN; via the coding sequence ATGCGCAAACCCGAACTCGCCGCGGCCATTGCCGAAAAGGCTGACCTGACCAAAGACCAGGCCAATCGCGTACTCAACGCCGTTCTCGAAGAAATCACCAGCGCGCTCAACCGCAAGGACAGCGTGACCCTGGTTGGCTTCGGCACCTTCCTGCAGCGTCATCGCGGTGCTCGCACCGGGAAGAACCCGCAGACCGGTCAGCCGGTCAAGATCAAAGCCAGCAACACCGTTGCCTTCAAGCCGGGCAAATCCCTCAAGGACGCCGTCAACTAA
- the ubiA gene encoding 4-hydroxybenzoate octaprenyltransferase, giving the protein MYTALLQSLNRLHPRTWDFIQLMRLDKPIGIYLLLWPTLWALWVASKGVPDFKLLLIFTLGVLLMRAAGCVINDYADREFDGHVSRTRARPLASGKITAREALTLFAALVGLSFVLVLFTNLTTIALSFGGLALAACYPFMKRYTFYPQVVLGAAFSWGMPMAFTAATGELPPPEAWLLYLANLLWTVAYDTYYAMTDREDDLKIGVKSTAILFGEADRVIILTLQVLALLCLGLAGARFALGSWFLLGLLGAAACFAWEFWSTRQREPQACFAAFLHNHWAGLAIFLGIVADYALR; this is encoded by the coding sequence ATGTACACCGCCCTGCTGCAATCACTCAACCGCCTGCACCCGCGCACCTGGGACTTCATCCAGCTGATGCGCCTGGACAAGCCGATCGGCATCTACCTGCTGCTGTGGCCGACGCTGTGGGCATTGTGGGTGGCGAGCAAGGGCGTGCCGGATTTCAAGCTGCTGCTGATCTTCACCCTCGGCGTGCTGCTGATGCGCGCCGCCGGCTGCGTGATCAACGACTACGCCGACCGCGAGTTCGACGGCCACGTCAGCCGCACCCGCGCACGCCCGCTGGCCAGCGGCAAGATCACTGCGCGCGAGGCGCTGACCCTGTTCGCCGCGCTGGTCGGCCTGAGTTTCGTTCTGGTGTTGTTCACCAACCTGACCACCATCGCGCTGTCCTTCGGCGGCCTGGCACTGGCGGCCTGCTACCCGTTCATGAAGCGCTACACCTTCTACCCGCAGGTGGTGCTGGGCGCGGCCTTCTCCTGGGGCATGCCGATGGCCTTCACCGCGGCGACCGGCGAACTGCCGCCGCCCGAAGCCTGGCTGCTGTACCTGGCCAACCTGCTGTGGACCGTGGCGTACGACACCTACTACGCGATGACCGACCGTGAGGACGACCTGAAGATCGGGGTGAAATCCACCGCCATCCTCTTCGGCGAGGCTGATCGGGTGATCATCCTCACCCTGCAGGTGCTGGCCCTGCTGTGCCTGGGCCTGGCCGGCGCGCGCTTCGCCCTGGGTAGCTGGTTCCTGCTCGGCTTGCTCGGCGCCGCGGCCTGCTTCGCCTGGGAATTCTGGAGCACCCGCCAGCGTGAGCCGCAGGCCTGTTTCGCCGCCTTTCTGCACAATCACTGGGCGGGTCTGGCGATCTTCCTCGGCATCGTCGCGGACTACGCCCTACGCTAG
- a CDS encoding hemolysin family protein, whose product MDPSPSSVATYFADFGLILFALFLVLLNGFFVAAEFAMVKLRSTKVETIAEENGWRGHILRTVHNQLDAYLSACQLGITLASLGLGWVGEPAFAHLLEPLFSYAGIESPKLVHAIAFFFAFFIISYLHIVVGELAPKSWAIRKPELLSLWTAAPLYAFYWLMYPAIYLLNASANAILRFAGQGEPGPHHEHHYSRDELKLILHSSRARDPSDQDMRVLASAVEMGELEVVDWANSREDLVYLNSDAKLDEVFSLFRRHKYSRYPVYDEENATFVGILHIKDLLLHLSLLEMLPSALKLSELLHPVERVTKHMPLSSLLEQFRQGGAHFALVEEADGKVVGFLTMEDVLEALVGDIQDEHHKAERGILAYQPGKLLVRGDTPLFKIERLLGIDLDHIEAETLAGLVYESLNRVPEEEEVLETEGLRIIVKKMKGPKIVLAKVLKLD is encoded by the coding sequence ATGGACCCTTCTCCTAGTTCCGTCGCCACCTATTTCGCCGACTTCGGCCTTATTCTGTTCGCCCTGTTCCTCGTGCTGCTCAACGGTTTCTTCGTGGCCGCCGAGTTCGCCATGGTCAAGCTGCGTTCGACCAAGGTCGAGACCATCGCCGAAGAGAACGGCTGGCGCGGACACATCCTGCGCACCGTACACAACCAGCTCGACGCCTACCTCTCGGCCTGTCAGCTGGGCATTACCCTGGCCTCCCTCGGCCTCGGCTGGGTCGGCGAACCGGCCTTCGCCCACCTGCTCGAACCGCTGTTCAGCTACGCCGGCATCGAGTCGCCGAAGCTGGTCCACGCCATCGCGTTCTTCTTCGCCTTCTTCATCATTTCCTACCTGCACATCGTCGTCGGCGAGCTGGCCCCCAAATCCTGGGCGATCCGCAAGCCCGAGCTGCTCTCGCTGTGGACGGCCGCGCCGCTGTACGCCTTCTACTGGCTGATGTACCCGGCCATCTACCTGCTCAATGCCAGCGCCAACGCCATCCTGCGCTTCGCCGGCCAGGGCGAGCCCGGGCCGCACCACGAGCACCACTACAGCCGCGACGAGCTGAAGCTGATCCTGCACTCCAGCCGTGCCCGCGACCCCAGCGACCAGGACATGCGCGTGCTGGCCTCGGCCGTGGAAATGGGCGAGCTGGAAGTGGTCGACTGGGCCAACTCCCGTGAAGACCTGGTCTACCTGAACAGCGACGCCAAGCTCGACGAGGTGTTCAGCCTGTTCCGCCGCCACAAGTACAGCCGCTACCCGGTATATGACGAGGAGAACGCCACTTTCGTCGGCATCCTGCACATCAAGGACCTGCTGCTGCACCTGTCCTTGTTGGAGATGCTGCCCTCGGCGCTCAAGCTCAGTGAACTGCTGCACCCGGTCGAGCGCGTGACCAAGCACATGCCGCTGTCGAGCCTGCTCGAGCAGTTCCGCCAGGGCGGCGCGCACTTCGCCTTGGTCGAGGAAGCGGACGGCAAGGTAGTCGGCTTCCTGACCATGGAAGACGTGCTCGAAGCACTGGTCGGCGATATCCAGGACGAACACCACAAGGCCGAGCGCGGCATCCTCGCCTACCAGCCGGGCAAGCTGCTGGTGCGGGGCGACACGCCGCTGTTCAAGATCGAGCGCCTGCTCGGCATCGACCTCGATCACATCGAGGCCGAGACCCTGGCCGGGCTGGTCTATGAAAGCCTCAACCGCGTGCCGGAAGAGGAAGAAGTGCTGGAGACCGAAGGCCTGCGCATCATCGTGAAGAAGATGAAAGGGCCGAAGATCGTCCTGGCCAAGGTGCTCAAGCTCGATTGA
- a CDS encoding helicase codes for MKFRFLLWMLGRLMAKASRSNPEFRQQLEGKDLVFQLHTLDGKVSRQFVIKNQRVTSRAGKASDPAFAIGFKDALYGFATMQAKNKQLAFMQGIQNKDIQIQGNPAQVIWFQGLLKYVVPKKKKKTPVKNAA; via the coding sequence ATGAAATTCCGCTTTCTCCTCTGGATGCTGGGCCGCCTGATGGCCAAAGCCAGCCGTAGCAACCCGGAATTCCGGCAGCAGCTGGAAGGCAAGGACCTGGTGTTCCAGCTGCACACGCTGGACGGCAAGGTTTCCCGCCAGTTCGTCATCAAGAATCAACGCGTCACCAGCCGCGCCGGCAAGGCCAGCGATCCGGCCTTCGCCATCGGCTTCAAGGATGCGCTGTACGGCTTCGCCACCATGCAGGCGAAGAACAAGCAGCTGGCCTTCATGCAGGGCATCCAGAACAAGGACATCCAGATCCAGGGCAACCCTGCTCAGGTGATCTGGTTCCAGGGCCTGCTGAAATACGTCGTGCCGAAGAAGAAAAAGAAGACCCCCGTCAAGAACGCGGCCTGA
- a CDS encoding rubredoxin: MKKWQCVVCGLIYDEKLGWPDDDIAPGTRWEDVPADWLCPDCGVGKADFEMIEIA; the protein is encoded by the coding sequence ATGAAGAAGTGGCAGTGCGTGGTCTGTGGCCTGATCTATGACGAGAAGCTTGGCTGGCCGGACGATGACATCGCCCCCGGCACGCGCTGGGAAGATGTACCGGCCGACTGGCTGTGCCCGGACTGCGGCGTGGGCAAGGCCGACTTCGAGATGATCGAAATCGCCTGA
- the phoB gene encoding phosphate regulon transcriptional regulator PhoB, producing MVGKNILIVDDEAPIREMIAVALEMAGYDCIEAENTQQAHALIVDRKPDLILLDWMLPGTSGIELARRLKRDELTDDIPIIMLTAKGEEDNKIQGLEVGADDYITKPFSPRELVARLKAVLRRAAPNDGESPIEVGGLLLDPISHRVTIDGKPAEMGPTEYRLLQFFMTHQERAYTRGQLLDQVWGGNVYVEERTVDVHIRRLRKALGEVYENLVQTVRGTGYRFSTKS from the coding sequence ATGGTTGGCAAGAACATCCTGATCGTCGATGACGAAGCACCGATCCGCGAGATGATCGCGGTGGCCCTGGAAATGGCCGGCTACGACTGCATCGAGGCGGAAAACACCCAGCAGGCCCACGCCCTGATCGTCGACCGCAAGCCGGACCTGATCCTGCTCGACTGGATGCTCCCGGGCACCAGCGGCATCGAGCTGGCCCGCCGCCTCAAGCGCGACGAGCTGACCGACGACATCCCGATCATCATGCTCACCGCCAAGGGCGAAGAGGACAACAAGATCCAGGGCCTGGAAGTTGGAGCCGACGACTACATCACCAAGCCGTTCTCGCCGCGCGAACTGGTCGCCCGCCTCAAGGCCGTGCTGCGCCGCGCCGCGCCGAACGATGGCGAGTCGCCGATCGAAGTCGGCGGCCTGCTGCTCGACCCGATCAGCCACCGCGTGACCATCGACGGCAAACCCGCCGAGATGGGCCCTACCGAATACCGCCTGCTGCAGTTCTTCATGACCCACCAGGAACGCGCCTACACCCGCGGCCAGTTGCTCGATCAGGTCTGGGGCGGCAACGTCTATGTCGAGGAGCGTACGGTCGACGTGCATATCCGTCGCCTGCGCAAGGCGCTCGGCGAAGTCTATGAGAACCTGGTGCAAACGGTGCGCGGCACCGGCTATCGTTTCTCCACCAAAAGCTGA
- a CDS encoding chorismate--pyruvate lyase family protein, translating into MPSAALVHPPRWLTCAQLHPAPPALQRDWLFDQRSLTRRLTELSNGRFSVLPLQQGWQVLRNDECSSLQVPQGSQGWVREVFLRGAGEAWVFARSVAARQALEGSGLDLGKLGSRSLGELLFSDRAFARGELEVCRYPSAWLPAEVRDERLWGRRSCFRRDGLGVLVAEVFLPTFWDHAGQ; encoded by the coding sequence GTGCCATCCGCCGCCCTCGTTCACCCTCCCCGCTGGCTCACCTGTGCCCAACTGCATCCGGCGCCGCCGGCGCTGCAGCGCGACTGGCTGTTCGACCAGCGCTCGCTGACCCGCCGCCTGACCGAGCTCAGCAACGGGCGGTTCAGCGTGCTGCCGCTGCAGCAGGGCTGGCAGGTGCTGCGCAACGACGAATGCAGCAGCCTGCAGGTGCCGCAGGGCAGCCAGGGCTGGGTGCGCGAGGTGTTCCTGCGTGGCGCTGGCGAGGCCTGGGTCTTCGCCCGCAGCGTGGCCGCACGCCAAGCCCTGGAAGGCTCCGGCCTGGACCTCGGCAAGCTCGGCAGCCGCTCGCTCGGCGAGCTGCTGTTCAGCGACCGCGCCTTCGCCCGTGGCGAGCTGGAAGTCTGCCGCTACCCCAGTGCCTGGCTGCCGGCCGAAGTGCGCGACGAACGCCTGTGGGGACGCCGCTCGTGCTTTCGCCGCGACGGCCTCGGTGTGCTGGTCGCCGAGGTGTTCCTGCCAACCTTCTGGGACCACGCCGGCCAGTAG
- a CDS encoding aminoacyl-tRNA deacylase and HDOD domain-containing protein, translated as MTEVALAPDSAPRAPAVILQLLEKLGVPCQIRIDHLGLPAERRVQAALLDDAVGALLVLFPQSQLLDLNRLAELTGRKLAAVKPERLERMLAKHTLGKLPGLPPLTSSPCLYDERLLQVDSLLVESGQPGVLLEISSDVYKTTLLSKASAARFGEPLAKIKPNLDRPDDDRAEITQAVQAFTARRIQQRLEETIEIPPLPETAQKIIKLRVDPDATVDDITGVVETDPALAAQVVSWAASPYYAAPGKIRSVEDAIVRVLGFDLVINLALGLALGKTLSLPKDQPQQATPYWQQAIYSAAVIEGLTRAMPRAQRPEAGLTYLAGLLHNFGYLVLAHVFPPHFSLICRHLEVNPHLSANYIEQHLLGITREQIGAWLMRFWDMPEELATALRFQHDPDYDGPHAAYPNLVCLAVSMLRNRGIGSGPQREIPDALFARLDITREKAEDALNKVLQAEAALRDLASQFNTPH; from the coding sequence ATGACTGAAGTTGCCCTCGCCCCCGATAGCGCACCGCGCGCACCTGCCGTGATCCTCCAGCTGCTGGAGAAACTTGGCGTGCCCTGCCAGATCCGTATCGATCACCTTGGCCTGCCGGCCGAGCGGCGGGTACAGGCAGCACTTCTCGATGACGCCGTCGGCGCACTGCTGGTGCTGTTTCCGCAGTCGCAGCTGCTCGACCTCAACCGCCTGGCCGAACTCACCGGGCGCAAGCTGGCCGCGGTCAAACCCGAGCGCCTTGAGCGCATGCTGGCCAAGCACACCCTGGGCAAGCTGCCCGGCCTGCCGCCGCTGACCAGCTCACCGTGCCTGTATGACGAGCGCCTGCTGCAGGTCGACAGCCTGCTGGTGGAATCCGGGCAACCCGGCGTGCTGCTGGAAATCAGCAGCGACGTGTACAAGACCACTCTGCTGAGCAAGGCCAGCGCCGCCCGCTTCGGCGAACCGCTGGCGAAGATCAAGCCCAACCTCGACCGCCCGGACGACGACCGCGCCGAAATCACCCAGGCCGTGCAGGCGTTCACCGCACGCCGCATCCAGCAGCGTCTCGAAGAAACCATCGAGATCCCGCCGCTGCCGGAAACCGCGCAGAAGATCATCAAGCTGCGCGTCGACCCGGATGCCACCGTCGACGACATCACCGGGGTGGTCGAAACCGACCCGGCGCTGGCGGCTCAGGTGGTCAGCTGGGCCGCGTCGCCCTACTACGCCGCGCCCGGCAAGATCCGCTCGGTGGAAGACGCCATCGTCCGCGTGCTGGGCTTCGACCTGGTGATCAACCTGGCCCTCGGCCTGGCGCTGGGCAAGACCCTGAGTCTGCCCAAGGACCAGCCACAGCAGGCTACGCCGTACTGGCAGCAGGCGATCTACAGCGCTGCAGTGATTGAAGGCCTGACCCGTGCCATGCCGCGCGCACAGCGCCCGGAAGCGGGCCTGACCTACCTCGCCGGCCTGCTGCACAACTTCGGCTACCTGGTCCTGGCGCACGTATTCCCGCCGCACTTCTCGCTGATCTGCCGGCACCTGGAAGTCAACCCGCATCTCTCGGCCAACTACATCGAACAGCACCTGCTGGGCATCACCCGCGAGCAGATCGGCGCTTGGCTGATGCGCTTCTGGGACATGCCGGAAGAGCTGGCCACCGCCCTGCGCTTCCAGCACGACCCGGACTACGACGGCCCGCACGCCGCCTACCCGAATCTGGTGTGTCTGGCGGTGAGCATGCTGCGCAACCGCGGCATCGGCAGCGGCCCGCAGCGGGAGATCCCGGATGCGCTGTTCGCGCGCCTGGACATCACCCGCGAAAAGGCCGAGGACGCGCTGAACAAGGTCCTGCAGGCCGAAGCGGCACTGCGTGACCTGGCGTCGCAGTTCAACACGCCGCACTGA
- the recG gene encoding ATP-dependent DNA helicase RecG, with product MTELARVPVTTLKGVGDALAEKLAKVGLETLQDVLFHLPLRYQDRTRVVPIGALRPGQDAVVEGIVAGADVVMGKRRSLLIRLQDGSGTLSLRFYHFSQAQRDGLKRGTHVRCYGEARPGASGLEIYHPEYRALSGDEVAPVEQTLTPIYPTTEGLTQQRLRSLSQLALARLGPHSLPDWLPAELIRDYRLAPLDEAIRYLHRPPPDADQDELAEGQHWAQHRLAFEELLTHQLSLQRLREQVRAQAAPRLPIAKHLPQLFLQNLGFQPTGAQQRVGAEIAYDLSQDEPMLRLVQGDVGAGKTVVAALAALQALEAGYQVALMAPTEILAEQHFINFTRWLQPLGIEVAWLAGKLKGKARAAALEQIAGGAPMVVGTHALFQEEVQFKRLALAIIDEQHRFGVQQRLALRQKGVDGRLCPHQLIMTATPIPRTLAMSAYADLDTSILDELPPGRTPVNTLVIADSRRIEVVERVRIACREGRQAYWVCTLIEESEELTCQAAETSFEELSSALGELRVGLIHGRMKPAEKAAVMDQFKRGELQLLVATTVIEVGVDVPNASLMIIENPERLGLAQLHQLRGRVGRGSAASHCVLLYHAPLSQMGRERLAIMRETCDGFVIAEKDLELRGPGEMLGTRQTGLLQFKVADLMRDADLLPAVRDAAQALLAHWPQHVSPLLERWLRHGQQYGQV from the coding sequence ATGACCGAACTGGCACGGGTGCCGGTCACCACGCTCAAGGGCGTCGGTGACGCACTGGCGGAAAAGCTTGCCAAGGTCGGCCTGGAAACCCTGCAGGACGTGCTGTTCCACCTGCCGCTGCGCTATCAGGACCGCACCCGCGTGGTGCCGATCGGCGCGCTGCGGCCGGGCCAGGACGCCGTGGTCGAAGGCATCGTCGCCGGCGCCGACGTGGTCATGGGCAAGCGTCGCAGCCTGCTGATACGCCTGCAGGACGGCAGCGGCACGCTCAGCTTGCGCTTCTACCACTTCAGCCAGGCCCAGCGTGACGGCCTCAAGCGCGGCACCCACGTCCGCTGCTATGGCGAAGCGCGCCCCGGCGCCTCCGGCCTGGAGATCTACCACCCCGAATACCGCGCGCTGAGTGGCGACGAGGTGGCGCCGGTGGAGCAGACGCTGACGCCGATCTACCCGACCACCGAAGGCCTCACCCAGCAGCGCCTGCGCAGCCTCAGCCAGCTCGCCCTGGCGCGTCTCGGCCCGCATAGCCTGCCGGACTGGCTGCCCGCCGAGCTGATCCGCGACTACCGCCTGGCCCCGCTCGACGAAGCCATCCGCTACCTGCACCGCCCGCCACCGGATGCCGATCAGGACGAACTCGCCGAAGGTCAGCACTGGGCCCAGCATCGCCTGGCCTTCGAAGAACTGCTGACTCATCAGCTGTCGCTGCAGCGCCTGCGTGAGCAGGTCCGCGCGCAAGCCGCGCCCCGCCTGCCGATCGCCAAGCACCTGCCGCAGCTGTTCCTGCAGAACCTCGGCTTCCAGCCCACCGGCGCGCAGCAGCGGGTCGGTGCCGAGATCGCCTACGACCTCAGCCAGGACGAGCCGATGCTGCGCCTGGTACAGGGCGACGTCGGCGCCGGCAAGACCGTGGTCGCCGCGCTCGCCGCGTTGCAGGCGCTGGAAGCCGGTTACCAGGTGGCGCTGATGGCGCCCACCGAGATCCTTGCCGAGCAGCACTTCATCAACTTCACCCGCTGGCTGCAGCCGCTGGGCATCGAGGTCGCCTGGCTGGCGGGCAAGCTCAAGGGCAAGGCCCGCGCCGCGGCCCTGGAACAGATCGCCGGCGGCGCGCCGATGGTCGTCGGCACCCACGCGCTGTTCCAGGAAGAGGTGCAGTTCAAGCGTCTGGCCCTGGCGATCATCGACGAGCAGCACCGTTTCGGCGTGCAGCAACGCCTGGCGCTGCGGCAGAAAGGTGTCGACGGCCGCCTCTGCCCGCACCAGCTGATCATGACTGCCACGCCGATTCCGCGAACCCTGGCGATGAGCGCCTACGCCGACCTCGACACCTCGATCCTCGACGAGCTGCCGCCTGGGCGTACGCCGGTGAACACCCTGGTGATCGCCGACAGCCGCCGCATCGAAGTGGTCGAGCGGGTACGCATCGCCTGCCGCGAAGGCCGTCAGGCCTACTGGGTATGCACGTTGATCGAGGAGTCCGAGGAGCTCACCTGCCAGGCGGCGGAAACCAGCTTCGAGGAGCTTTCCAGCGCCCTCGGCGAGCTGCGCGTCGGCCTCATCCACGGGCGCATGAAACCGGCCGAGAAGGCCGCGGTAATGGACCAGTTCAAGCGCGGCGAGCTGCAGCTGCTGGTCGCCACCACGGTGATCGAAGTCGGCGTCGACGTGCCCAATGCCAGCCTGATGATCATCGAGAACCCCGAGCGCCTCGGCCTCGCCCAGTTGCACCAGCTGCGCGGCCGGGTCGGCCGTGGCAGCGCGGCCAGCCACTGCGTGCTGCTCTATCACGCTCCGCTGTCGCAGATGGGCCGCGAGCGCCTGGCGATCATGCGCGAGACCTGCGACGGCTTCGTCATCGCCGAGAAGGACCTGGAGCTGCGCGGCCCCGGCGAAATGCTCGGCACCCGCCAGACCGGCCTGCTGCAGTTCAAGGTCGCCGACCTGATGCGTGACGCCGACCTGCTGCCCGCCGTGCGTGACGCCGCCCAGGCCCTGCTCGCGCACTGGCCGCAACACGTCAGCCCGCTGCTGGAGCGCTGGTTACGCCATGGTCAGCAATATGGCCAAGTGTGA